In Actinomyces weissii, a genomic segment contains:
- a CDS encoding adenylate kinase: MSARMVLLGPPGAGKGTQAARISQRLGIPAISTGDIFRANVAGATPLGVQAKAYMDKGEYVPDSVTNAMVKDRLSQEDAAQGFLLDGYPRTEAQVHELDKMLAAAGLKLDVVLEITADAEVVVQRLLKRATEQNRADDTEPVIRRRLQVYAEQTEPLAALYQDKGLLVRVDGIGEIDEVTERIMAALAQAGLSA; encoded by the coding sequence ATGAGCGCACGCATGGTCCTACTCGGTCCCCCCGGAGCCGGAAAGGGCACCCAGGCCGCCCGCATCTCGCAGCGCCTGGGGATCCCCGCCATCTCCACCGGAGACATCTTCCGTGCCAACGTCGCCGGGGCCACGCCCCTGGGCGTGCAGGCAAAGGCGTACATGGACAAGGGGGAGTACGTCCCCGACTCCGTCACCAACGCCATGGTCAAGGACCGCCTCTCCCAGGAGGACGCCGCCCAGGGGTTCCTGCTGGACGGCTACCCGCGCACGGAGGCGCAGGTGCATGAGCTGGACAAGATGCTCGCCGCCGCTGGCCTGAAGCTGGACGTGGTACTGGAGATCACCGCCGACGCCGAGGTGGTGGTGCAGCGCCTGCTCAAGCGCGCCACCGAGCAGAACCGTGCCGACGACACCGAGCCGGTGATCCGCCGCCGCCTGCAGGTCTACGCCGAGCAGACCGAGCCGCTGGCCGCCCTCTACCAGGACAAGGGGCTGCTGGTGCGGGTGGACGGCATCGGTGAGATCGACGAGGTCACTGAGCGCATAATGGCCGCCCTGGCGCAGGCGGGCCTGAGCGCCTGA
- the secY gene encoding preprotein translocase subunit SecY: MLSAFVQAFKTPDLRKKLLFTLGIMGLFRLGSVVPTPGVSLKNVNTCLGEAQDAGLVNLINIFSGGALLQLSVFALGIMPYITASIIIQLLRVVIPRFEELHKEGQAGTAKLTEYTRYLTIALGLLQSSTIVATAADNRLFGDCAVPVIPNASPLNLALMIITMTAGTGLIMWLGELITERGIGNGMSLLIFTSIIAQFPSNMISIAAGSGGVSKFLVVVAVVLVATLAVVYVEQATRRIPVQYAKRMIGRRQFGGSTTYIPIKINTAGVIPVIFASSILALPQLIAQFADRPHGWTNWIANNLQQTDTVYLVAYAVLILFFAFFYTAITFDPEEIADNMKKYGGFIPGIRAGEPTVKYLSYVINRVTAAGSVYLLVLAMIPTLAVIWLGLSQALPFGGTTILIMVGVGLQTVKEINSQLQQRHYEGFLS; the protein is encoded by the coding sequence GTGCTCAGCGCGTTCGTGCAGGCGTTCAAGACGCCCGACCTGAGGAAGAAACTCCTCTTCACCCTAGGCATCATGGGACTGTTCCGGCTCGGCTCGGTCGTGCCGACCCCCGGCGTCTCGCTGAAGAACGTCAACACCTGTCTGGGTGAGGCGCAGGACGCTGGCCTGGTGAACCTGATCAACATCTTCTCCGGTGGCGCCCTGCTCCAGCTGAGCGTCTTCGCGCTGGGCATCATGCCGTACATCACGGCGTCGATCATCATCCAGCTGCTGCGCGTGGTGATCCCCCGCTTCGAGGAGCTGCACAAGGAGGGCCAGGCCGGGACGGCCAAGCTCACCGAGTACACCCGCTACCTGACCATTGCGCTGGGTCTGCTGCAGTCCTCCACGATCGTGGCCACCGCCGCCGACAACCGTCTCTTCGGCGACTGCGCGGTGCCCGTGATCCCCAACGCCTCCCCCCTGAACCTGGCGCTCATGATCATCACCATGACGGCGGGCACCGGCCTGATCATGTGGCTGGGTGAGCTCATCACCGAGCGCGGCATCGGCAACGGCATGTCCCTGCTGATCTTCACCTCGATCATCGCCCAGTTCCCCTCCAACATGATCTCCATCGCGGCGGGCAGCGGCGGCGTCAGCAAGTTCCTGGTGGTAGTGGCGGTGGTCCTGGTGGCCACGCTGGCCGTGGTCTACGTCGAGCAGGCCACCCGGCGCATACCGGTCCAGTACGCCAAGCGCATGATCGGTCGGCGGCAGTTCGGTGGCTCCACCACCTACATCCCGATCAAGATCAACACCGCGGGCGTTATCCCGGTGATCTTCGCCTCCTCGATCCTGGCGCTGCCCCAGCTGATCGCCCAGTTCGCCGACCGGCCCCACGGCTGGACCAACTGGATCGCCAACAACCTGCAGCAGACCGACACCGTCTACCTGGTGGCCTACGCCGTCCTGATCCTGTTCTTCGCCTTCTTCTACACGGCTATCACCTTCGACCCGGAGGAGATCGCGGACAACATGAAGAAGTACGGCGGGTTCATCCCGGGCATCCGGGCCGGTGAGCCCACGGTCAAGTACCTGAGCTACGTCATCAACCGTGTCACCGCAGCGGGCTCGGTCTACCTGCTGGTGCTGGCCATGATCCCGACCCTGGCAGTTATCTGGCTCGGCCTGTCACAGGCGCTGCCCTTTGGTGGTACCACTATCCTGATCATGGTCGGCGTGGGCCTGCAGACCGTCAAGGAGATCAACTCCCAGCTGCAGCAGCGCCACTACGAAGGGTTCTTGTCATGA
- the map gene encoding type I methionyl aminopeptidase: MLGREQIQIKTPEQVRRMRQAGLVVAEVHKALREAVTAGVTTAELDAVSSRTIAAAGARSNFLGYYDYPATVCVSVNEEVVHGIPGARVLEDGDLVTFDCGAYLTDPDGTQWHGDAAFTTVVGGRYASETDRVLDTATRAALWDAIAAIARAVSGEAKGRAACLNVVGDAVEARVERVAQEEGVELGVLEDYVGHGIGTAMHMPPDVLNYSVKRRGPRLRPGMVLAVEPMLTAGSAQVRELDDGWTVVTADGSRAAQWEHTVAVVPGGVWVLTAPDGGVEGLAPYGIRPRPL, from the coding sequence GTGCTGGGACGGGAGCAGATCCAGATCAAGACCCCGGAGCAGGTGCGCAGGATGCGCCAGGCGGGGCTGGTGGTGGCTGAGGTGCACAAGGCCCTGCGGGAGGCGGTGACGGCAGGCGTGACCACCGCCGAGCTGGACGCCGTCAGCTCGCGTACGATCGCCGCCGCCGGGGCCAGGTCGAACTTCCTGGGCTACTACGACTACCCGGCCACCGTGTGCGTCTCGGTCAACGAGGAGGTGGTGCACGGCATCCCCGGCGCGCGGGTGCTTGAGGACGGCGACCTGGTGACCTTTGACTGCGGCGCCTACCTGACCGACCCGGACGGCACCCAGTGGCACGGCGACGCCGCCTTCACCACCGTGGTGGGGGGCCGCTACGCCTCAGAGACCGACCGGGTGCTGGACACGGCCACGCGCGCGGCCCTGTGGGACGCGATCGCCGCGATCGCCCGCGCCGTGAGCGGTGAGGCCAAGGGGCGTGCCGCCTGCCTGAACGTGGTGGGCGACGCCGTGGAGGCCCGCGTGGAGCGGGTGGCCCAGGAGGAGGGCGTGGAGCTGGGCGTCCTGGAGGACTACGTGGGCCACGGGATCGGCACGGCCATGCACATGCCGCCGGACGTGCTGAACTACTCGGTCAAGCGCAGGGGGCCCCGGCTGCGGCCCGGGATGGTGCTGGCGGTGGAGCCTATGCTCACGGCGGGCTCCGCGCAGGTCAGGGAGCTCGACGACGGCTGGACGGTGGTCACGGCTGACGGCTCGCGGGCGGCCCAGTGGGAGCACACGGTGGCAGTGGTTCCCGGCGGGGTGTGGGTGCTGACGGCGCCTGACGGCGGCGTGGAGGGGCTGGCGCCTTACGGGATCAGGCCCAGGCCCCTGTGA
- a CDS encoding alternate-type signal peptide domain-containing protein has translation MSRTSRALIAGGAALALLAGSGATFARWYDEKTVTDASVTTGTLKIVDTDVKDKWLINAPEEGTEADPTKEFDPATETIVPGDVVSFTKKIKLDVKGKNLRAEFAVSAPASASPAIGKIKSEITNIDCVRADGVGSVNQGQITEADDGATCTVKVELIYPVGPHDNTGSAIPNGMGDGTHTDWSKADAEMGKGISVAGYALVLEQQARPADPAPAP, from the coding sequence ATGTCCCGTACTTCCCGCGCTCTGATCGCTGGTGGTGCCGCGCTGGCGCTGCTCGCTGGTTCCGGCGCTACCTTTGCCCGCTGGTACGACGAGAAGACCGTGACTGACGCCTCGGTCACCACCGGTACCCTGAAGATCGTCGACACCGATGTCAAGGACAAGTGGCTTATCAACGCGCCGGAGGAAGGTACCGAGGCTGACCCAACCAAGGAGTTTGACCCGGCAACTGAGACTATCGTTCCTGGTGACGTCGTCTCTTTCACCAAGAAGATCAAGCTCGACGTTAAGGGTAAGAACCTTCGTGCCGAGTTTGCTGTCAGCGCCCCGGCGAGCGCGTCTCCAGCTATCGGCAAGATCAAGTCGGAGATCACCAACATCGATTGTGTTCGTGCGGACGGTGTTGGCAGTGTTAACCAGGGACAGATCACGGAAGCTGACGACGGTGCTACCTGCACCGTCAAGGTTGAGCTCATCTACCCGGTAGGACCCCACGACAACACGGGTTCCGCCATCCCGAACGGTATGGGTGACGGTACGCACACGGACTGGAGCAAGGCGGACGCCGAGATGGGGAAGGGGATCTCCGTGGCGGGATACGCCCTGGTG